A stretch of the Leptotrichia sp. oral taxon 223 genome encodes the following:
- a CDS encoding ankyrin repeat domain-containing protein: MNKFFLFKKYKIIFIVTFMFFHKGLFPVTFKYDTGENLVPKINKENADEKLLKSVLDAIRAHNNKFAKFYLSTRDNIESRKRIKDEILNPKPGVYGVQLDEGSIFQENGKLVDINAKSKDGYTPIIVAIEAKNNEILKLLIENGANLYETHPIFNRTTVGTAAYYENIEAVEMLLKQDSKLANAGSTVDGWTPLEDATLKANSRIVKMLLQYGANPTITDKHGGTPMDMATKFGKGEIVKILRDYIKANRGKL; the protein is encoded by the coding sequence GTGAACAAGTTTTTTTTATTTAAGAAATATAAAATCATCTTTATTGTAACTTTTATGTTTTTTCATAAAGGATTATTTCCTGTAACTTTTAAATATGATACTGGAGAAAATCTAGTTCCAAAAATAAACAAGGAAAATGCTGATGAAAAACTTTTAAAATCAGTACTGGATGCCATACGTGCACATAATAATAAATTTGCAAAATTTTATCTTTCAACTAGAGATAATATTGAAAGCAGAAAAAGAATAAAAGATGAAATTTTAAATCCAAAACCAGGAGTTTATGGGGTTCAGCTTGATGAAGGATCAATATTTCAGGAAAATGGGAAATTGGTAGATATAAATGCAAAAAGCAAGGATGGATATACTCCGATTATTGTAGCTATTGAAGCTAAAAATAATGAGATTTTGAAACTCCTAATTGAAAATGGCGCAAATTTATACGAAACACACCCAATTTTTAACCGGACAACAGTGGGAACTGCGGCATATTATGAAAATATTGAAGCGGTGGAAATGTTATTAAAGCAAGATTCAAAGCTTGCAAATGCAGGAAGTACCGTTGATGGATGGACTCCGCTTGAAGATGCTACATTAAAAGCTAATTCCAGAATAGTAAAAATGCTGTTGCAATATGGAGCTAATCCTACAATTACAGATAAACATGGAGGCACTCCAATGGACATGGCAACAAAGTTTGGAAAAGGTGAAATTGTAAAAATATTAAGGGATTATATAAAGGCTAATAGAGGTAAGCTGTAA
- a CDS encoding lysozyme inhibitor LprI family protein translates to MKKLLLIIGMLLVGVVAFAGKYEDGLKERMKVAEEKLESKFEGTTADMLNASYELTDEWEKELNKVYDLILKKLPAKEQSKFKAEQSKWLNDRKVAIKKHWLMKKMDLKWLCLEQLELDFP, encoded by the coding sequence ATGAAAAAACTATTATTAATAATAGGAATGTTGCTTGTGGGAGTTGTGGCATTTGCTGGAAAATATGAAGATGGATTAAAGGAACGTATGAAAGTTGCGGAAGAAAAACTTGAATCAAAATTTGAAGGAACAACAGCTGATATGTTGAATGCTAGCTATGAATTAACAGATGAGTGGGAAAAGGAATTGAATAAAGTTTATGATTTAATTTTGAAAAAATTGCCAGCAAAAGAACAGTCAAAATTTAAGGCTGAACAGTCAAAATGGCTAAATGATAGAAAAGTGGCTATAAAAAAGCACTGGCTGATGAAGAAGATGGACCTAAAATGGCTGTGTTTGGAGCAGCTGGAACTGGACTTTCCATGA
- a CDS encoding lysozyme inhibitor LprI family protein, which translates to MRKLLIAGLLLLGATVFAGNYENELTERMKAAEEKAQAGWDSGVRADMINASLDLDTEWEKEMNKVYDLILKKLPAKEKTKFKAEQQKWIKDRETKTTKAYNNYVAEHGERMAGELSANDRLDITKTRALELAKRYDKLNKSK; encoded by the coding sequence ATGAGAAAATTACTAATAGCGGGATTATTACTTTTAGGAGCAACTGTATTTGCAGGAAATTATGAAAATGAATTGACAGAAAGAATGAAAGCCGCAGAAGAAAAGGCACAGGCTGGATGGGATAGCGGAGTAAGAGCTGACATGATTAACGCTTCACTAGATTTGGATACTGAATGGGAAAAAGAAATGAATAAAGTCTATGATTTGATTCTAAAAAAATTACCAGCAAAAGAAAAAACAAAATTTAAAGCTGAGCAGCAAAAATGGATAAAAGATAGAGAAACAAAAACAACAAAGGCTTATAATAACTATGTTGCCGAACATGGAGAAAGAATGGCGGGAGAATTGTCAGCTAACGATAGATTGGATATAACAAAAACTAGAGCATTGGAATTGGCAAAAAGATATGATAAATTAAATAAAAGCAAATAA